Proteins found in one Deinococcus humi genomic segment:
- a CDS encoding FHA domain-containing protein: MTILCQVCGTPNPEGTTYCEGCGVELSAAAESQPTAAPEILPQEMPQETLPQAASTGAEDVAGASEIVATTQMEAPVSGPEVNAEVMSPPESAPGDVTPLEASSIEASSEVPESEGEVSGASVPASAAPMAELSSDAPVSTGEARLGIKKFGAPTGEFIPLQGERLVVGRFDASSGPVDIDLSGLGGQEHISRRHAELYREQGRWAVRDLGSTNGVYVKRKGETSFSPRLQEPTSLADGDELAFGNLMLTFHQG; encoded by the coding sequence ATGACCATTCTTTGTCAAGTCTGCGGCACCCCCAATCCCGAAGGCACCACCTATTGCGAAGGTTGCGGCGTAGAGCTGTCGGCCGCCGCCGAGTCCCAGCCCACCGCAGCGCCTGAAATCCTTCCCCAGGAGATGCCGCAGGAAACGTTGCCGCAGGCAGCCTCAACCGGAGCTGAAGATGTGGCTGGTGCTTCGGAGATTGTGGCGACAACGCAGATGGAAGCTCCCGTGTCTGGTCCAGAGGTCAATGCGGAGGTCATGTCACCGCCCGAATCTGCTCCTGGAGACGTCACGCCGCTCGAAGCCTCGTCCATCGAAGCCTCGTCTGAAGTGCCTGAGTCTGAAGGGGAAGTCTCCGGAGCCTCTGTCCCGGCTTCTGCCGCACCCATGGCCGAACTGTCCTCGGACGCCCCAGTCTCCACCGGAGAAGCCAGGCTCGGCATCAAGAAATTTGGGGCACCCACCGGGGAATTTATTCCGCTGCAAGGTGAGCGTCTGGTGGTGGGGCGCTTCGACGCGTCCAGTGGCCCGGTGGACATTGACTTGAGCGGCCTGGGTGGACAGGAGCATATTTCGCGCCGCCACGCCGAGCTGTACCGCGAACAGGGTAGATGGGCAGTGCGTGACCTTGGCTCTACCAACGGCGTCTATGTCAAACGCAAGGGCGAAACGAGCTTCTCGCCCCGTCTTCAGGAACCCACCTCACTGGCGGACGGCGACGAGTTGGCTTTTGGCAACCTGATGCTGACCTTCCATCAGGGCTGA
- a CDS encoding protein kinase domain-containing protein yields MNCPVCGAAVQAGETVCHICGAPLTSSGLVALPAGTALMGGQYVLNRVLGQGGFGITYAGQDTRLGLKVAIKELFLDGSSRRGKAVVAPSNISIAEYQATKTGFLDEAKILASFNDPGIVKVMNYFEENSTAYLVMEFLEGSTLGGLIEKRGPMPPDVVLEVARSVARTLELIHQRGLLHRDIKPDNIFFNQTGRIVLIDFGSVRSFVTGKTQSHTRLVTPGYAPLEQYGNSGRFGPYTDIYALGATLLHALTGHMPPPATDLMLGTPLPPMPDSTLPGLRRAVTQAMALRVEDRPQSAQALLAILVTPTSKSAVPVPTPSTPPAPVPRQAAPSSPAPRPSVPPSPPPRAAAPRPGPVPVQPPRGAPKPTPRVVPPAPAAAPSKPAPTPLPVPPSATPKPPPGPAQPPVSTPSAAPPSPSLPAGKTRAPVSRTIVIVWSSLLGAGVAATSLPEYLATPVQTSQFALAAVIGAGVGALAGALLWFALPLALPAAAAAAAYFYTQAEGYHWPTVVSASVAAASLSILLLILIRRI; encoded by the coding sequence GTGAATTGCCCAGTCTGCGGCGCTGCGGTTCAGGCTGGCGAGACGGTCTGCCACATCTGCGGTGCACCGCTGACCTCTTCAGGACTGGTGGCCCTCCCCGCCGGCACGGCACTGATGGGCGGTCAGTACGTCCTGAACAGGGTGCTGGGACAGGGCGGTTTCGGCATTACCTACGCCGGGCAGGACACCCGGCTGGGCCTCAAAGTGGCCATCAAAGAACTGTTTCTGGACGGATCATCGCGGCGTGGCAAAGCCGTGGTTGCGCCCAGCAACATCAGCATCGCCGAGTACCAGGCCACCAAAACAGGCTTCTTGGACGAAGCGAAAATACTCGCCAGCTTCAACGATCCCGGGATCGTGAAGGTGATGAACTACTTCGAGGAAAACAGCACCGCTTATCTGGTCATGGAATTTCTGGAGGGCAGCACCCTGGGCGGCCTGATTGAGAAACGCGGCCCCATGCCCCCCGACGTGGTGCTGGAAGTGGCCCGTTCGGTGGCCAGAACCCTGGAGCTGATCCATCAGCGTGGGCTGCTGCACCGTGACATCAAACCCGACAATATTTTTTTCAATCAGACTGGCCGCATCGTGTTGATCGACTTCGGTTCCGTGCGGTCTTTCGTCACGGGCAAGACGCAGAGCCACACCCGTTTGGTCACGCCGGGCTACGCGCCGCTGGAACAGTACGGCAATTCCGGGCGATTCGGGCCATACACCGATATTTACGCGCTGGGGGCCACCCTGTTGCACGCCCTGACCGGACACATGCCGCCGCCCGCCACCGATCTCATGCTGGGCACCCCCCTCCCACCCATGCCCGACTCGACCTTGCCGGGGTTGCGACGCGCCGTGACCCAGGCGATGGCCCTGCGCGTCGAAGACCGTCCCCAGAGCGCACAGGCACTGCTGGCCATCCTGGTCACGCCAACGTCAAAGTCAGCGGTCCCCGTTCCGACTCCCTCCACTCCGCCCGCACCTGTCCCACGGCAAGCCGCGCCCAGCTCTCCAGCCCCCCGTCCCTCCGTGCCTCCGTCTCCACCTCCCCGGGCGGCTGCACCAAGACCGGGTCCCGTTCCGGTACAGCCGCCCAGGGGAGCGCCGAAACCCACACCCAGGGTTGTGCCCCCAGCCCCTGCCGCTGCTCCCTCCAAACCTGCCCCAACCCCTCTTCCGGTGCCTCCGAGCGCCACCCCGAAACCACCACCTGGACCTGCCCAGCCACCTGTTTCCACGCCCAGTGCGGCTCCGCCGTCGCCAAGTCTACCTGCCGGGAAAACTCGGGCGCCGGTGTCGCGCACCATCGTGATCGTGTGGAGCAGCCTGCTGGGCGCAGGAGTTGCCGCCACGTCGCTGCCGGAGTACCTGGCAACCCCAGTCCAGACGAGCCAGTTTGCGCTGGCCGCCGTAATAGGCGCAGGTGTGGGCGCACTGGCTGGCGCGCTGCTGTGGTTTGCCCTGCCGCTGGCTCTGCCTGCCGCGGCGGCGGCAGCGGCGTACTTCTATACCCAGGCGGAGGGCTACCACTGGCCCACCGTCGTCAGCGCCAGCGTGGCGGCCGCAAGCCTGTCCATCCTTCTGCTGATCCTCATTCGCCGTATCTAG
- a CDS encoding vWA domain-containing protein codes for MLDATMRRHREFLLAHTTGQKLFVLLNLLPDQQARQARPNLSVAFVVDTSGSMREVVTEPTEHTGQTTMVDGQRYEVVRGGRNKLQLVTEALRGIITSDLIQPQDRLALVKFDDLAQILVPFTAAADRAVLLKATDQLDWYSGGTQMGAGMKAGAKVLETESGSRRMVLLTDGQAFDSAVVQEQAGVLADMQVSVTTIGVGDDVNTELLTEITDRTQGQPIDVVPDNQHPQFPAVRASDLPAALLGDLKQAANEVVTNVALTVRAIKDVVLERVTRVQPTQTEVTNTGGPLLIGNVEAGTGATYILEFTLPERPAARMRLAQLGLTYEVPGANYRGELPPLDVVVEFTGDETMAARVDAEVMQWVQQRNIEGLVAQASREAQSNPEQAARTLEQARNMTQRLGNGAMTQVLDRAIGELGSSKTISLGTAKTMRLGAKTQTLKAGSGADGRPTDEEIRRLTGA; via the coding sequence ATGCTTGACGCCACAATGCGTCGCCACCGAGAATTTTTACTGGCACACACCACAGGTCAGAAGTTATTCGTTCTGCTCAATCTCCTGCCAGATCAGCAGGCCAGGCAAGCGCGGCCCAATCTGTCAGTGGCGTTCGTGGTTGACACTTCCGGCTCCATGCGCGAAGTCGTGACTGAGCCGACGGAGCACACGGGGCAGACCACGATGGTCGACGGTCAGCGATACGAAGTCGTGCGCGGTGGCCGAAACAAGTTGCAATTGGTCACCGAGGCGTTGCGCGGCATCATCACCTCGGATCTGATCCAGCCGCAAGACCGCCTCGCCCTGGTCAAGTTCGATGATCTGGCCCAAATTCTCGTCCCTTTCACGGCAGCGGCTGACCGGGCCGTCCTGCTCAAGGCCACCGATCAACTGGACTGGTACTCGGGCGGAACCCAGATGGGCGCAGGCATGAAAGCGGGCGCGAAGGTTCTCGAAACCGAATCTGGCAGCCGCCGGATGGTGCTCCTCACCGACGGCCAGGCCTTTGACTCAGCCGTGGTGCAGGAGCAGGCTGGCGTGCTCGCCGATATGCAGGTGTCGGTGACCACCATCGGCGTTGGCGACGACGTGAATACCGAGCTGCTGACGGAGATCACTGACCGCACGCAGGGACAGCCCATTGACGTGGTGCCTGATAATCAACATCCCCAATTTCCTGCGGTGCGAGCCTCTGATCTTCCGGCGGCGCTGCTGGGCGATCTCAAGCAGGCGGCCAACGAAGTCGTGACCAACGTGGCCCTGACCGTGCGCGCGATTAAAGACGTGGTCCTGGAGCGCGTGACCCGTGTGCAGCCCACCCAGACCGAGGTGACCAACACCGGCGGCCCACTGCTCATCGGCAATGTCGAGGCCGGAACAGGCGCAACCTACATTCTGGAATTCACCCTGCCAGAGCGTCCGGCGGCCCGGATGCGGCTGGCTCAACTGGGACTGACCTACGAGGTGCCCGGCGCAAATTACCGGGGCGAGTTGCCACCTCTTGACGTCGTGGTGGAATTTACCGGTGACGAAACGATGGCGGCGCGGGTGGATGCAGAAGTGATGCAGTGGGTCCAACAACGCAATATTGAGGGTCTGGTGGCGCAGGCAAGCCGGGAAGCTCAAAGCAACCCCGAGCAGGCCGCCAGGACCCTGGAACAGGCCCGGAACATGACTCAGCGCCTGGGCAATGGCGCTATGACCCAGGTGCTCGACCGGGCCATCGGTGAACTGGGCAGCAGCAAGACCATCAGCCTCGGTACCGCCAAGACCATGCGGTTGGGTGCGAAGACGCAGACCCTCAAGGCGGGGAGCGGCGCAGATGGCCGACCCACCGACGAGGAAATTCGCAGGCTGACCGGAGCTTAA
- a CDS encoding response regulator, whose product MIRICIVEDQTLVRQGLCSMLALAGDMTVVAEAENGEQALTTVPDTRPDVLLLDYRMPRLDGLGVLRALSATSQTQGVPLVPTLILTTFDDDELLLSAVKLGAKGYLLKDVALPVLLEAIRTVAAGGRWLQPTLTDQVQRGVEERCLGREASGDGSITLTTREQEVLRLMAGGFSNREIAGLTTTTEGTVKGYVSNILSKMGVRDRTRAVLKAVEYRLV is encoded by the coding sequence CAGGGCCTGTGCAGCATGCTGGCGCTGGCCGGAGACATGACTGTAGTGGCCGAGGCCGAAAACGGCGAGCAGGCTCTGACCACCGTGCCGGACACGCGGCCAGACGTGTTGCTGCTGGATTATCGGATGCCCCGACTGGATGGCCTGGGGGTATTGCGTGCACTCTCGGCCACCTCGCAGACGCAGGGCGTCCCCCTGGTTCCTACCCTGATCCTGACCACCTTCGATGATGACGAATTGCTGCTGTCTGCGGTCAAGCTGGGAGCAAAGGGGTACCTCCTCAAGGATGTGGCACTGCCCGTACTGCTGGAGGCCATTCGTACAGTCGCGGCCGGGGGACGCTGGCTGCAACCCACCCTGACCGATCAGGTGCAGCGAGGCGTGGAGGAACGGTGCCTGGGCAGAGAGGCGTCCGGGGACGGATCCATCACTCTGACCACCCGGGAACAGGAGGTCTTGCGTCTGATGGCGGGCGGCTTCAGCAATCGCGAAATCGCCGGACTGACCACCACCACCGAGGGAACGGTCAAGGGTTACGTCTCCAACATTCTGTCGAAAATGGGGGTTCGTGACCGCACCCGCGCGGTTCTTAAAGCAGTCGAGTACCGCCTGGTGTAA
- a CDS encoding PP2C family protein-serine/threonine phosphatase, with protein MDEPVDDPPPDRAELLLEPEGGLETAPAAEPTEFSGLVTGELEEETYAPTVALQGPRAGEVVSGYQLNQDLGRGWFSANALGAGPSVDVYVRPSPLWADLRPHRLLPKFTPVGELWVLAPTEGTPLTLPLDAATARAHVTELARLLFALEKQGYAVTDLNPLSVQQTREGLKLSRPPQVARLGEAAQPTLRDGFTPPEVQEGQVAQAKSGVYLLGALFFLWLTGRPLPPEGASSIVLAGIAASGVPQLLNGMLAPLPQRLTPTELLAALKTAAATLPVYQLAAATDIGLNPDRPTNEDSYGFSWQQTGQHGGGEVLLRAVVSDGMGGMAAGEVASQAAVRAFLASAAPALEAQVWEANAAVLTDMQGRDGGCTLTGVEIRGTQLQLGHVGDTRAYLAQDGAVQQLSKDHSYVAAMVASGQMTPEDAQVSPERNKVLRSLGSLRAAQDNYVQVLPAPLELPVSSRILLVSDGVWGEVPPATLHDILLHEPSLQTIVDRLIALSLESGAPDNATALVIERVR; from the coding sequence ATGGATGAGCCGGTCGATGACCCACCGCCAGACAGGGCAGAACTGCTCCTAGAGCCGGAAGGTGGGCTGGAAACTGCACCCGCAGCGGAGCCCACTGAGTTTTCCGGCCTTGTCACCGGCGAGCTGGAGGAAGAAACGTATGCCCCGACGGTCGCCCTGCAAGGTCCGCGGGCAGGCGAGGTGGTCAGCGGCTACCAGCTCAATCAGGACCTGGGGCGCGGCTGGTTCAGTGCCAATGCACTGGGCGCTGGCCCCAGCGTGGACGTGTATGTGCGGCCCAGTCCGTTGTGGGCGGACTTGCGGCCCCACCGGCTGCTGCCCAAATTCACTCCAGTGGGTGAGCTGTGGGTGCTGGCCCCCACGGAGGGCACGCCGCTGACCCTGCCGCTTGATGCCGCCACAGCGCGGGCGCACGTGACCGAATTGGCCCGCTTGCTGTTCGCGCTCGAGAAACAGGGATACGCCGTCACCGACCTTAATCCGCTCAGCGTTCAACAGACCCGCGAGGGGTTGAAATTGAGCAGGCCGCCGCAAGTGGCGCGGCTGGGCGAAGCGGCTCAGCCCACCCTGCGCGACGGTTTCACGCCGCCTGAAGTGCAAGAAGGGCAGGTGGCACAGGCAAAAAGCGGAGTGTATTTGCTGGGCGCCTTGTTTTTCCTGTGGCTGACAGGGCGCCCTCTCCCCCCCGAAGGGGCGTCGTCCATCGTGCTGGCAGGCATTGCCGCGTCGGGGGTGCCGCAACTGCTCAATGGGATGCTGGCTCCTTTGCCGCAGCGCCTGACACCAACCGAACTGCTGGCTGCCCTCAAAACGGCGGCCGCCACACTCCCGGTCTACCAGTTGGCAGCGGCCACCGACATCGGCCTGAACCCCGACCGGCCCACCAATGAGGACTCGTACGGGTTCTCGTGGCAGCAGACTGGGCAGCACGGCGGCGGCGAAGTGCTCCTGCGGGCCGTCGTATCCGACGGGATGGGCGGCATGGCGGCAGGTGAAGTGGCCAGCCAGGCAGCAGTGCGGGCTTTTCTGGCTTCGGCGGCACCTGCGTTGGAAGCGCAGGTCTGGGAGGCCAATGCGGCGGTGCTGACCGACATGCAGGGCCGGGACGGCGGCTGCACGCTCACCGGCGTCGAGATCCGCGGCACGCAGTTGCAGCTGGGACATGTGGGTGACACCCGCGCTTACTTGGCCCAGGACGGCGCTGTGCAGCAGCTCAGCAAAGACCATTCCTACGTCGCCGCCATGGTTGCCAGCGGTCAGATGACGCCCGAAGATGCCCAGGTCAGCCCGGAGCGCAATAAGGTGTTGCGTTCACTGGGCAGCTTGCGGGCCGCCCAGGACAATTACGTTCAGGTCCTCCCAGCGCCGCTGGAGTTGCCTGTGAGCAGCCGCATTCTCCTCGTCTCGGATGGGGTCTGGGGTGAGGTACCACCCGCCACGCTGCACGACATTCTGCTCCATGAGCCCTCGCTCCAGACCATCGTCGACCGTCTGATCGCGCTGAGTCTGGAGTCGGGCGCACCGGACAACGCGACGGCCCTGGTCATTGAACGGGTGAGGTAA